The following is a genomic window from Lagenorhynchus albirostris chromosome 2, mLagAlb1.1, whole genome shotgun sequence.
AACCTTTATACAACAAAGACTGGAGTCACTATCTACAAACCCATAAGGTCTTTCCACTTAGGGCTTCTGTCTGTAAACTTTGTTTccttaaacagtttttaaaagcacTGTGTAGTAGGTCTGAtctagagcttttaaaaaataaatcttttctctATAAACTCCGTATTTCCAAGCTTGAACTCTGCCGTGAAGTTCATCAAGCATTTTCCCTGTGGGGAAGACAAGAGCCGCTAACGCTCCCCTTTCCCAGAGTGATCACAGGGTATAAACGTTTcttcagggagagagaaaggtggggagggagagaaacacCACAAGCCCCTAGTCCAGACGAAATCCCTCTAGTCTGAGGAAATTCTGTGAGGAAACGCCGCTCCTGGCCCCGGTGCGGTTCTAGCTTCACGTGAGGGGTCTGTGTAAAGTCCCTTCCTCCCCCGACAGCGAACGGGGAACTCCCCGGGCCCGGCCTTTCTCGCCGCTTCCTTCTCGGTGCTGCCGGCGGCGGAAAGTCCCTGTCTGCCCCCAACCTCCCAAGCCCAGGGGAAGCGGGGATGCACTCCAGAGAGACAAAATAGTCTTCATTCAACGAGACAAACTAACAGACACAAACACAAAAGTCCACGATCGTGCTCCTCCGACACACCTCACACTGCCCAGTCTCAAGAGGAGACCCGAGAGGCTCCGCACAGCCGGCCGCCAAGCCCGAGGGCAGTCGGTGCCGCCCGGCGGCACCCGGTCTCCTCCTCGCGCTCGGCGCCGACGGCCTCTGGGGCGTCCTCGCAGCCGGAGGGGCCCGGCCCTCACGTCGGGACGCCCGCTGCTCAATCTCCTTCCCGCTCGGAGACCCGAGGGCTCAGAAGGCCACGATGGCAGTGCTCCAAGGGTTGATGTCTCTCAGCACCGGCTTATCGCAGCAGATCTGCCCGGGCTCGGCGGCTTCCGGACCGCTCTCCTCTCCCTCCGCTTCCTCCCGGCCGCCCCCGGGGCTTTTCCGTAAGAGTCCCGAGAAGCTGGAACCGAAGATGCTAATGAGGTTAGCCACGTTACCGgtctccatctcctcctcctcctgcgcggccgccgccgccgccccgcctGACTGCTCTTCTGAGTTCCGGCGGGGTTTCTTGAGCGGGGTCGAGCCGGGCGCCGGGCGGTCCGCGGGGCCGCCGCCCACGCCCTCCGCGCCGCGCTTCCTGGGGCAGACGGCGGGCGGCACGGGGGGCTCGGGCCCGGCGGGGCTAGGCGCGCGGCAGCCGTCCACGCGCGGAGATACGCTCATCTTGTCCTCGCCCCCCGGGGGGCAGCCCCAGGGACGGCGCGCTACCCCAGGCCCCTGGGGGAAGACGTCTGAGCCTCCGGCGGGAACCCCGGCTCCTCCGACCGCCGTCTCTCGCGGTCCCTCCACGCGGCGCCAGGCAGCTTCCGCCGCCTCCGCCTCTCCACCCTGAAAAGTGTCCCCGGCGCC
Proteins encoded in this region:
- the IER5 gene encoding immediate early response gene 5 protein — its product is MEFKLEAHRIVSISLGKIYNSRAQRGGIKLHKNLLVSLVLRSARQVYLSDPCPGLYLAGHPGAPALPQQPGESVSGPPACWGEPPPPAACAAWPEPEPQLALPAVLEVPRAGDAEPAAPVTGAGDTFQGGEAEAAEAAWRRVEGPRETAVGGAGVPAGGSDVFPQGPGVARRPWGCPPGGEDKMSVSPRVDGCRAPSPAGPEPPVPPAVCPRKRGAEGVGGGPADRPAPGSTPLKKPRRNSEEQSGGAAAAAAQEEEEMETGNVANLISIFGSSFSGLLRKSPGGGREEAEGEESGPEAAEPGQICCDKPVLRDINPWSTAIVAF